A region of the Polynucleobacter asymbioticus genome:
ACGAAACTATTTTTTACATTGCTAAGCTTCCTAAGCAAGTCTGCTTCGTTTTCAAAAGAGAATTGCTTTGGATCCCTTTCTTTGGCTGGGCCTTAGCTTTGCTCAAGATGATTCACATTAATCGCAACAGTAAAGAGACTGCTGCACTTTCCGTTGTCAGCCAAGGAAAAAAGCGCTTAAGTGAAGGTAAGTGGATCTTGTTGTTTCCGGAGGGAACCAGAATGCCTACCGGGTCTCACAAACCCTATAGCAAAGGTGGTGCAAGGCTAGCGAGTGCTACCGAGGCACTAGTGATTCCAATTGCCCACAATGCGGGTCGTTGCTGGCCTAAGAATAGCTTTCTCAAGCAACCCGGAACAGTCATTTTCTCAATCGGACCTGCTATTAGCTCTACTGGAAAAACCGGTGGTCAACTTCATCAAGAAGTAGAAAAGTGGATTGAAGCAGAAATGCGGGTAATTGATCCTACTGCTTACGAGTAAAACTAGAAGCCTAGTGGGCCAGAGTTTTAGCCCACTCAATATAGCGCTCCACTGAAATATCCTGGGCACGCGCCTTTAATTCCGATTCAGATAAAGACAGTCGATCAGCAAAGGCTGATAAGTTAGTTCGCAGCATTTTTCTTCTCTGAGAAAACGCTGCTGCCACTACTTTTTCCAAAGCATGCCACTGAGCATCGCTTAAGCTGAAATCCCTACGCGGAATCATTCGCACTACCGCTGAGTTTACTTTGGGCTGCGGATCAAAAGCTTCTGGTGGAACTTCTAACACTTGCTCCATATCGTAGCGAGCTTGTAACATCACAGACAGCCGACTAAATTCAGAGCCACCCGCCTTCGATACCATGCGCTCAACGACCTCGGCTTGAAGCATGAATACCTGCTCATCAATCACATGAGCAGCAGAAACGAGATGGAATAGTAATGGAGAGGAAATGTTGTAAGGTAGATTACCAACTACCTTACAAAGACCACTATTGGCGGGTCGTGTGTTCGCCCATTCCAAAAAGTCAAACTTGAGTGCATCCCCCTCAATCACATGAAGACCCTTGAGATTCTCTTGATTCCAGTAAGCCACTAAATCTCGATCGATTTCTAGCAGATCTAAATGATCGAGGTTACTCAATAAAGGTCTTGTAAGCGCGCCAAGGCCTGGACCAATT
Encoded here:
- a CDS encoding lysophospholipid acyltransferase family protein, which gives rise to MTFIRSALFTLFLLIFTPIWSVLCILVFPFLNPENRYRFIGLWNKVVIWILQPLCGIRYEIRGIENMMAVLDKPVVVLSKHQSAYETIFYIAKLPKQVCFVFKRELLWIPFFGWALALLKMIHINRNSKETAALSVVSQGKKRLSEGKWILLFPEGTRMPTGSHKPYSKGGARLASATEALVIPIAHNAGRCWPKNSFLKQPGTVIFSIGPAISSTGKTGGQLHQEVEKWIEAEMRVIDPTAYE
- the rsmA gene encoding 16S rRNA (adenine(1518)-N(6)/adenine(1519)-N(6))-dimethyltransferase RsmA, with amino-acid sequence MTHRARKRFGQNFLQDSGVIYSIVAAINPSENMHVIEIGPGLGALTRPLLSNLDHLDLLEIDRDLVAYWNQENLKGLHVIEGDALKFDFLEWANTRPANSGLCKVVGNLPYNISSPLLFHLVSAAHVIDEQVFMLQAEVVERMVSKAGGSEFSRLSVMLQARYDMEQVLEVPPEAFDPQPKVNSAVVRMIPRRDFSLSDAQWHALEKVVAAAFSQRRKMLRTNLSAFADRLSLSESELKARAQDISVERYIEWAKTLAH